Proteins encoded by one window of Dioscorea cayenensis subsp. rotundata cultivar TDr96_F1 chromosome 6, TDr96_F1_v2_PseudoChromosome.rev07_lg8_w22 25.fasta, whole genome shotgun sequence:
- the LOC120263756 gene encoding serine/threonine-protein kinase RIPK-like, which translates to MPKSLLKELLCCFGNSDVSPQPKPRKHTGNSLSPRRLSYSDISNSPSLLSPEDLSISLIGSNLHVFTLQELKLVTNGFSTSQFIGEGGFGPVYKGFIDDKLKPGLKAQPVAVKLLDQDGAQGPKEWQAEVIFLGQLRHQNLVKLIGYCYENEHRMLVYEFMSRGSLENHLFKRFFNTLTWSMRLKIAVGAAKGLAFLHEAEKPVIYRDFKASNILLDSDYSAKLSDFGLAKDGPQGDDTHVSTRVMGTHGYAAPEYVMTGHLTAKSDVYSYGVVLLELLTGRRSVDKNRPPREQNLVDWAKSYLTDVRKLDRIMDPSMDGQYSLKGAQKAAEVAYQCLSRKPKTRPDMKNVVEALEPLLKLADVPAGPFVYTAAPEIICKDDDNHKKDEQKEHHRHMHKLKLPKNSAQSISNGLHWNSPKHHQHHHKRSLEN; encoded by the exons ATGCCAAAGTCCTTACTAAAGGAACTCCTATGTTGCTTTGGAAATTCAGATGTTAGTCCTCAACCAAAACCAAGAAAACACACCGGCAATTCATTGTCACCCCGGAGACTCTCATACTCAGATATAAGCAACTCTCCTTCATTGCTTTCCCCTGAAGACCTCTCAATATCTCTCATAGGATCAAATCTCCATGTCTTCACCCTTCAAGAGCTCAAACTTGTCACTAATGGCTTCTCCACTAGCCAATTTATCGGTGAAGGTGGTTTCGGTCCCGTCTATAAAGGCTTTATCGATGATAAATTGAAGCCCGGTCTCAAAGCTCAGCCTGTCGCCGTTAAACTTCTCGATCAAGATGGCGCTCAAGGTCCTAAAGAATGGCAG gctGAAGTTATATTTCTTGGACAACTGAGGCATCAAAATCTTGTGAAGTTGATTGGATATTGCTATGAAAATGAGCACAGGATGCTTGTGTATGAGTTCATGTCAAGAGGGAGTTTGGAGAACCATCTTTTCAAGA GGTTTTTCAATACATTGACATGGTCAATGAGATTAAAGATTGCTGTTGGAGCTGCAAAAGGGCTTGCATTTCTTCATGAGGCCGAGAAGCCAGTAATTTATCGTGACTTTAAAGCATCCAACATATTACTAGACTCG GATTATAGTGCAAAGCTATCAGATTTTGGTTTAGCAAAAGATGGTCCTCAAGGAGATGACACACATGTCTCCACACGTGTCATGGGCACCCATGGATATGCAGCCCCTGAATATGTCATGACTG gTCATCTCACTGCAAAGAGTGATGTATATAGTTATGGAGTAGTTTTACTGGAGCTTCTAACAGGAAGAAGATCAGTAGACAAGAATAGGCCTCCACGAGAACAAAACCTTGTGGATTGGGCAAAGTCATACTTAACTGATGTTCGAAAACTAGACCGAATAATGGACCCTAGCATGGATGGGCAATACTCACTCAAGGGGGCTCAAAAGGCAGCTGAAGTGGCTTACCAATGTTTGAGTAGGAAACCAAAAACAAGGCCGGATATGAAGAACGTCGTCGAAGCATTAGAGCCACTCTTAAAGCTCGCTGATGTCCCGGCCGGGCCGTTTGTTTACACAGCCGCACCGGAGATCATCTGTAAGGATGATGATAATCATAAAAAAGATGAGCAAAAAGAGCACCATAGACACATGCACAAGTTGAAGTTGCCGAAAAATTCGGCTCAGTCTATTAGTAATGGACTTCATTGGAATTCtccaaaacatcatcaacatcatcacaaGAGAAGTTTGGAGAATTAG